One window of Sulfuricurvum sp. genomic DNA carries:
- a CDS encoding restriction endonuclease subunit S — protein sequence MKLENFSDIRIGLPLVRKKGDIHDDQFFRYKAVTLKAFSSTGHLLHDELDEFIASEELSESYITQEGDILVRLREPNTAVYIDKESTGLLVPALMAIIKPKKEVNSRYLTHYINSNEAQKRLHKELQGTTIQMLKASELADLEVTLPSLHTQEKIVSILNLANQEIELLEELKTLKTQFKNELLDTILNKEINK from the coding sequence ATGAAGTTAGAGAATTTTTCTGACATCCGAATTGGTTTGCCTTTAGTTCGTAAAAAAGGTGACATTCATGATGATCAGTTTTTTAGATACAAGGCAGTCACATTAAAAGCTTTCTCTTCAACGGGGCATTTACTTCATGATGAACTCGATGAGTTCATTGCAAGCGAGGAATTGAGCGAAAGCTATATCACACAAGAAGGTGATATATTAGTAAGATTGAGAGAACCAAATACGGCTGTTTATATTGATAAAGAGAGTACAGGTTTGCTAGTTCCAGCACTTATGGCAATCATCAAACCAAAAAAAGAAGTCAATAGCCGTTATCTCACTCACTATATCAACTCCAATGAAGCACAAAAAAGACTTCATAAAGAGTTACAGGGAACAACGATACAAATGCTCAAAGCAAGTGAACTGGCTGATTTGGAAGTAACTCTTCCATCTCTGCACACTCAAGAAAAAATCGTATCCATACTCAATCTTGCTAACCAAGAGATCGAACTATTAGAAGAACTCAAAACACTAAAAACTCAATTCAAAAATGAACTGCTCGACACTATTTTAAATAAGGAAATAAATAAATGA
- a CDS encoding type I restriction-modification system subunit M, which yields MKTTKEVINNVVWKACDTFRGTMDSSQYKDYVLSMLFVKYLSDFYKEKLQTLNEKYNGDEDRVQRALQREKFVLDESCTFEYLLKHKEANNLGEVINKALEKIEEDNPEKLEGIFRNVDFNDKKVLGDTKERNAILKHLLEDFSDSRLDLSPSKLTGQDIIGDSYEYLIAHFASDAGKKGGEFFTPSEVSTLLAKLVEPKEGDRILDPTCGSGSLLIKASKEVGSPNFAIYGQEKNGQTHALCRMNMYLHEINDAKIEWGDTIRNPLHIEDDKLMKFDVVVANPPFSLDKWGADFAENDPYRRFNDYGIPPKSKGDYAFVIHMIKSLNENGRMGVVLPHGVLFRGASEGKIREKLINENLLDAVIGLPANLFFGTGIPATILVFKKNRTHKDILFIDASREFDKAKSQNNLTDEYITKILDTYKNRSEIEKYSHTATIEEIQENEYNLNIPRYVDTFEEEAQVDIEATKASISKIESELVTIKTQMSTYLKELGL from the coding sequence ATGAAAACAACAAAAGAAGTAATCAACAACGTAGTATGGAAAGCGTGTGACACCTTTCGGGGGACAATGGATAGCTCACAATACAAAGACTATGTACTCAGTATGCTATTTGTCAAATATCTATCGGATTTCTATAAAGAGAAACTTCAAACTCTTAATGAAAAGTACAATGGCGATGAAGATCGAGTACAAAGAGCACTCCAGAGAGAAAAATTCGTTCTCGATGAGAGCTGTACATTTGAATATCTACTCAAACATAAAGAGGCAAATAACCTTGGCGAAGTGATCAATAAAGCTCTTGAAAAGATAGAGGAAGACAACCCTGAAAAGCTCGAAGGGATCTTTAGAAATGTCGATTTCAATGATAAAAAAGTTCTCGGCGATACCAAAGAGAGAAATGCTATCCTCAAACACCTTCTCGAAGATTTCAGTGACTCAAGACTTGATCTCAGCCCGAGCAAACTCACCGGTCAAGATATCATCGGTGATAGCTACGAATACCTAATCGCACACTTTGCCAGCGATGCGGGCAAAAAAGGCGGCGAATTTTTTACCCCAAGCGAAGTTTCAACACTTCTTGCAAAACTCGTAGAACCAAAAGAAGGGGACCGTATCTTAGACCCTACGTGTGGTTCAGGATCACTTCTCATCAAAGCGAGTAAAGAAGTCGGCTCTCCTAACTTTGCCATTTATGGGCAAGAGAAAAACGGGCAAACGCACGCGCTTTGCCGGATGAATATGTATCTGCACGAGATCAACGATGCCAAGATCGAATGGGGAGATACGATCAGAAACCCTTTGCACATCGAAGATGACAAGCTCATGAAGTTTGATGTAGTCGTCGCAAATCCACCATTTAGTCTTGATAAATGGGGAGCAGATTTCGCTGAAAATGACCCCTATAGAAGATTTAATGATTATGGCATACCTCCAAAAAGTAAAGGTGATTACGCATTTGTAATCCATATGATCAAAAGCCTCAATGAAAACGGTCGGATGGGAGTAGTCCTCCCTCATGGTGTACTCTTTAGAGGGGCAAGCGAAGGGAAAATCAGAGAAAAACTGATCAATGAAAACCTACTAGATGCTGTCATTGGATTACCGGCGAATCTCTTCTTTGGTACCGGCATCCCTGCAACTATATTGGTCTTTAAAAAGAATAGAACCCATAAAGACATTCTCTTTATCGATGCGAGCCGCGAATTTGATAAGGCTAAAAGCCAAAATAACTTAACAGATGAATACATAACAAAAATTCTTGACACCTATAAAAATAGAAGCGAGATTGAAAAATACTCTCACACAGCAACAATCGAAGAGATACAAGAAAATGAATATAACCTCAATATTCCAAGATATGTCGATACATTTGAAGAGGAAGCGCAAGTAGATATAGAAGCAACAAAAGCAAGTATCTCAAAAATAGAGAGTGAACTTGTAACTATAAAAACCCAAATGAGTACTTATCTAAAAGAACTGGGGCTATAA
- a CDS encoding restriction endonuclease subunit S, which translates to MKTIVPEGYKITKVGVIPNEWSITELKNLISKDIQNGYSPLCPELENGNWIFGLGALTDDKMNFKEIKPAPINDIKVKQFILKEGDFLISRSNTPDKVGRSGVFRGEILNCSYPDLMMRFRIDENKVNKDYLEYYLKTSAVMQYIRTCASGSSLSMVKINKKIVENIAILQPDIKEQEKIAEILTTWDESITKQTKLLETKELQKKALMQKLLSGQIRFDGFHDGWKEIHLSQVLKERKTYSEKGLEFEHVSLTKEGVVPKTERYERDQLVKDENKKYKITKLNDICYNPANLKFGVICKNTYGDGIFSPIYVTFEAKKSFDIDFLGHFLTWNDFIKKVRRYEEGTVYERMAVNPKDFLSYKTKLPSLLEQQKIAEVLSLADDEINLLKNELEELKQQKKGLMQKLLTGEVRVKI; encoded by the coding sequence ATGAAAACTATAGTGCCTGAGGGCTATAAAATAACAAAAGTCGGAGTGATACCCAACGAATGGTCTATTACAGAATTGAAAAACTTAATTTCTAAAGATATTCAAAATGGCTACTCTCCACTTTGCCCAGAATTAGAAAATGGAAATTGGATTTTTGGATTAGGTGCACTAACAGACGACAAAATGAATTTTAAAGAAATTAAACCTGCCCCAATAAATGATATAAAAGTTAAACAATTTATTTTAAAAGAAGGTGATTTCCTTATAAGTAGGTCAAATACACCAGACAAAGTTGGTCGATCAGGAGTATTTAGAGGTGAAATTTTAAATTGCTCTTATCCTGATTTAATGATGAGATTTAGAATAGATGAAAATAAAGTAAATAAAGATTATCTTGAATATTATTTAAAAACATCTGCGGTAATGCAATACATAAGAACATGTGCTTCAGGTAGTAGTTTAAGTATGGTTAAAATAAACAAAAAAATTGTTGAAAACATTGCTATTCTTCAACCTGATATAAAAGAGCAAGAAAAAATAGCCGAGATCTTAACAACTTGGGATGAATCTATCACCAAACAAACGAAGCTTTTAGAAACAAAAGAGCTACAAAAAAAAGCCCTTATGCAAAAGCTTTTAAGCGGACAAATTCGTTTTGATGGATTTCATGATGGATGGAAAGAAATTCATTTAAGTCAAGTTTTAAAAGAAAGAAAAACATACTCAGAAAAGGGATTAGAATTTGAACATGTGTCTTTAACAAAAGAAGGTGTGGTTCCAAAAACTGAAAGATACGAGCGTGATCAACTTGTAAAAGATGAAAATAAAAAATATAAGATTACAAAGCTTAATGATATTTGCTACAACCCAGCAAATTTGAAATTTGGAGTAATTTGTAAAAATACCTATGGTGATGGAATATTTTCTCCAATATATGTTACTTTTGAAGCAAAGAAAAGCTTTGACATTGATTTTCTTGGACATTTTCTAACTTGGAATGATTTTATAAAGAAAGTTAGAAGGTACGAAGAAGGTACAGTATATGAAAGAATGGCAGTTAATCCAAAAGATTTTTTATCATATAAAACTAAACTCCCCTCATTACTCGAACAACAGAAAATAGCAGAAGTTTTAAGTCTTGCAGATG